The Neosynechococcus sphagnicola sy1 DNA window GGGGGGCAAGGTTCTGGGGGAAATCGTGCACCAGTTACAGCATCTTGGGCGATCGCCCAAGATGCCCATTGCGATCCTGCGTTGGGCAAGCCACCCCCAGGAGCAAGTCTGGATCAGTTCCCTAGGCACCGTGGTGGCTGATACCGTCGGTAAGTCCCTTGCTCCTGCCGTCATTGTGATTGGAGAGGTGGTGAACTTACGGACTGATTTACAGCCTCTGGAGAGCCGACACCCCCCCATAGGGACGACCCTTGCTGCCCTGGTAGCGCGGCAATGGCTGCCTCCGGTATCCGATCCTGTACTCTTGAACCCTTCTGTATCTATATCTATATCTATGACTGCAACCGAGCCGCTGCCGCCCCTGCCCTTGAGGGGTAAAACCATTCTCGTAACCCGCGCTGCCGGACAGTCGAGTCAGTTTTGCCAGCAATTGCAACAGCAAGGTGCAACGGTGCTAGAAATGCCAGCCCTGGAAATTCAACCGCCTGGGAGTTGGGAGGCATTGGATCGGGCGATCGCCCAGCTAACCTCCTATTCCTGGTTAATTCTCACCTCTGCCAATGGGGTTGACTACTTTTTCCAACGGTTGGCAACCCTTGGCAAGGATGTTCGAGGACTGGCCGGGGTGAAAATTGCCGTCGTCGGTGAAAAAACAGCCCTCAGTTTGCAGCAGCGTGGGTTGCAGCCGGATTTCATTCCCCCTCACTTTATTGCCGATGCCCTCGTGACCCATTTTCCGGAACCTGTGAGGGGGCAAAGGATTCTATTTCCCAGGGTGGAAACTGGAGGACGGGAGGTCTTAGTGCAGGAATTAACCGCCCAAGGGGCGATCGTTATCGAGGTAGCAGCCTATCAGTCAGGGTGTCCCCCTGAGATTGAACCTGCGGTCTCCGCTGCCCTCCAAACCCGACAGATTGATATCATTACCTTCGCCAGTTCCAAGACCGTGGCATGCTGTTGTCAACTCCTGGGTACCCAGGCAACGGAGCTGCTGAAGTCGGTCTTGATTGCTTCCATTGGCCCCCAAACATCCCAGGCATGCCGGAGGTTGCTGGGACGTGTGGATATTGAAGCAAAGAACTATACTTTGGAGGGGCTGACGCAGGCAATCTCGGAGTCAATGATGCACGCTGACAGAACTCATGGGTAAGGATCGATCAACGCAGAGGTGGATGAATGGGATTGTCAGTCGTCAACAACCCTCAGCAGGAGTCCAGGGCAAACGACGGCGGTGGCTACTCTCCCTCAGCCTAGGGATGACCCTACTAGGAGCCAGCCTCATTGCCGACAACGGGGCAGCCAGTGCCCGACAACGCCACCGACCCGAGGCGACCCCTCCCCCCGTTGATGCTTCCCCCCCCAATGCTGAGATGATGCGGCGGGAAACGAACCTCCGCGTGGAGTACTTTGTCAATCAAGGCAATGGGCACTTTGCCCAGCGAGACTATCGAGGAGCGATCGCCGCCTATACCCAGGCACTCCAGGTCGATCCCAACAATGACAGCGTTTACTACAACCGAGCCAATGCCAGGATGCTCCTAGCGGACTACGGCGGAGCCCTGACCGACTATGGTTACGCGCTGCAGCTGAATCCTGGGAGTGTCAATTCCCTGATTGGTCGAGGACTGGCCTTCTATAACCAGGGCAACTTGCAGTCGGCGATCATCGACTATAACCGGGCGATCCAGCTTGACTTCAACAATGGCTATGCCTATCTCAATCGGGGCAATGCCTATTTTCGCCGGGGTGCCTATCGAGCTGCGATCGCGGATTACAACAAGGCATTACCCTACGGTTCCGACTTCTTTGAAGCTTATTACATTCGTGCGACAGCCCGGTTTCGCCTCGGCGATTACCCCGGAGCCGTTGCCGAT harbors:
- the cobA gene encoding uroporphyrinogen-III C-methyltransferase, with amino-acid sequence MTEQVGMVYIVGAGPGDISCLTLRALQILDRAEVLVYDALIDSRVLALVPKDCCILQVGKRAGQPSTPQTEINRLLVDYCQQGKRVVRLKSGDPFVFGRCADELQALIDAGCGFEVVPGLSSALAAPCLAGIPLTDPLRSRCFAVVTAHEPAALNWPALAQIETLVSFDRGGKVLGEIVHQLQHLGRSPKMPIAILRWASHPQEQVWISSLGTVVADTVGKSLAPAVIVIGEVVNLRTDLQPLESRHPPIGTTLAALVARQWLPPVSDPVLLNPSVSISISMTATEPLPPLPLRGKTILVTRAAGQSSQFCQQLQQQGATVLEMPALEIQPPGSWEALDRAIAQLTSYSWLILTSANGVDYFFQRLATLGKDVRGLAGVKIAVVGEKTALSLQQRGLQPDFIPPHFIADALVTHFPEPVRGQRILFPRVETGGREVLVQELTAQGAIVIEVAAYQSGCPPEIEPAVSAALQTRQIDIITFASSKTVACCCQLLGTQATELLKSVLIASIGPQTSQACRRLLGRVDIEAKNYTLEGLTQAISESMMHADRTHG
- a CDS encoding tetratricopeptide repeat protein; protein product: MNGIVSRQQPSAGVQGKRRRWLLSLSLGMTLLGASLIADNGAASARQRHRPEATPPPVDASPPNAEMMRRETNLRVEYFVNQGNGHFAQRDYRGAIAAYTQALQVDPNNDSVYYNRANARMLLADYGGALTDYGYALQLNPGSVNSLIGRGLAFYNQGNLQSAIIDYNRAIQLDFNNGYAYLNRGNAYFRRGAYRAAIADYNKALPYGSDFFEAYYIRATARFRLGDYPGAVADYSEALRLNPQQIDIAYKRATARLRMGDNQGAVADFNFALRFYPSDPTLYYERGTARSRLGDKPGAIGDLQQSASLYQQQGNYEAAQRATALVIQLQTPPETAPRPETKDSPSQKSQLSP